From Sporosarcina sp. Te-1, the proteins below share one genomic window:
- a CDS encoding S8 family peptidase, which translates to MKVRKRSRIRFFSIIATVIMVFSLFAPSFANAELNKLHQSLRGSSELSKEKVSQRLLEDFKNDEMVTFLIKFKEQADTMKAASDAKAQASKENLSAKQSVMMARSAVVSELRATSLESQQNVQQYLEQQVKEGKAKDITSYYIVNGMAVTATKEVAQALGTFEEVEKVLPNEMRQLHTTKVEDAVAPKAQVANIEWNIERVNAPQVWDMGIDGSGTVVASIDTGVQWDHPALKEKYRGYNATTGAVDHNYNWFDATAGRTTPYDDLEHGTHVTGTMVGSEPNGSNQIGVAPGAKWIAVKAFTAAGGSDRDLLAAAQWILAPTDANGNTRVDLAPDVVNNSWGGGPGLDEWYRDVVRNWRAAEIFPEFSAGNTTLSNPGGPGSVAAPSNYPESFATGATDINDKVATFSLRGPSPYNHIKPDISAPGVNIRSAVPGGGYEGGWNGTSMAGPAVSGVAALLRQVNANITVEEMEQILLSTARPLTDSTYPTTPNHGYGYGLVDAYAAVSSIASGLGKLEGQVTKQGEDSQPPTFEHSAPAETYEGMDLDLVVSVTDNISISTVTLEYKDANGQWQSMEATRKSGDYLAGEFGVTISGDKITGNTFTYKWTINDFGNNTVTSPEYTVLVKPGITVGYFEDFEQTPVGWTSFGNKNSWEWGVPTSGPGSAFSGEKVYATNLAGNYESNMNATLVMPPVDLPEGNSYLQFKHWHNFEQSSSGRAWDYGHVFISTDMENWTQLLMVQGISDGWLDAEVDLSAYSGQRVYLGFNAFSDGSVVREGWYIDDVALSSNSQAGDVSLQPIKKTFGSNEASGLESIKNTNKKPGAIIEKGKDATEKPIDPKTIKPVMPKVEPAPPIEGGSIGPVLLPLGAQVSILENDRSVYTNPANGTYSMTLGAGTFTAKAEAYGYQSKVQSVTINADETTTANFTLEEVPQGTITGTVTDSSSGEPIAGATLLLVEDANISPVETDASGQFAITAYEGDYTLKVIARGYHAQEAAITIGGQSSYDFALEPFFTYPGGVIGYDDGTPENARAFYEAGNGWGVKMSLPEGKDSGIVSEGHFRFWTSEWPSPGGTAFAVEVWDASGADGAPGKKLAGPFDAQAKRNGEWTVVDLSEHNIAVNGDFYMVYIQTAINTSAPGLATDENGPNAGRSYQFVGSWSPSPTSEGNYMIRARVNYEVFAPAITSPESGTVTNEQNITVDGTATPTTSITLLNNGEETDTVVVGDDGKFSFPTVLTEGENVFKAVSKLDGRTTGESETVTVVLDTIKPELAITNPKDGDTLNRETVTVEGTVIDANLQSVTVNGQSAAVSADGTFSKRVLLDAGTNEIVVVATDAAGNEETKSVRVNAKYEAPEITNLVPTEDIYLTTGKTVKFEFDSEPGLAATFMIHMPLTDVGSDISNATELPMREVTPGHYVGYWTAPLGVIAKGGQIEVKVVDSFGNERRQTAKGKIFVNAGQTNGVTDEETSEESGPSEEPAEATEEVTPES; encoded by the coding sequence ATGAAAGTGAGAAAACGGAGTCGAATACGATTTTTCAGCATCATCGCAACAGTAATCATGGTCTTCTCGTTATTTGCACCTAGTTTCGCGAATGCAGAGCTGAATAAATTGCATCAATCGTTGCGCGGATCCAGTGAACTCTCCAAAGAAAAAGTGAGCCAGCGCTTGCTGGAAGACTTTAAAAACGATGAGATGGTCACGTTTTTAATCAAATTCAAAGAACAAGCGGACACAATGAAAGCCGCGTCAGACGCAAAAGCACAGGCTAGCAAGGAAAATCTCTCGGCCAAGCAATCCGTTATGATGGCACGTTCAGCCGTTGTTTCCGAATTGCGTGCAACATCGCTTGAATCACAACAAAATGTCCAGCAATATCTTGAACAGCAAGTGAAAGAAGGAAAGGCAAAAGATATTACATCGTATTACATTGTCAACGGCATGGCCGTGACAGCGACAAAGGAAGTCGCTCAAGCGCTTGGCACATTCGAAGAAGTTGAAAAAGTACTTCCGAATGAAATGCGTCAGCTGCATACAACCAAAGTGGAAGATGCAGTTGCGCCAAAAGCACAAGTAGCGAATATCGAATGGAATATCGAGAGAGTCAACGCTCCCCAAGTATGGGATATGGGCATTGACGGCTCCGGAACTGTGGTCGCAAGCATCGATACAGGCGTCCAGTGGGATCACCCGGCATTGAAAGAAAAATACCGCGGTTACAATGCCACTACCGGCGCAGTAGACCATAACTACAACTGGTTTGATGCGACTGCTGGAAGGACAACTCCTTACGATGACTTGGAGCACGGCACGCACGTAACCGGCACAATGGTCGGCAGTGAACCGAACGGCAGCAACCAAATCGGTGTCGCGCCTGGTGCCAAGTGGATCGCTGTCAAAGCATTCACTGCAGCCGGCGGTTCGGATCGCGATCTTTTGGCGGCAGCCCAATGGATTTTAGCTCCGACTGACGCAAACGGCAATACACGTGTCGACTTGGCTCCTGACGTTGTGAACAACTCATGGGGCGGCGGTCCAGGACTCGATGAGTGGTACAGAGACGTCGTAAGAAACTGGCGTGCAGCTGAGATTTTCCCTGAATTCTCTGCTGGCAACACGACACTTTCTAACCCTGGCGGTCCTGGTTCAGTGGCAGCTCCATCAAACTACCCTGAATCCTTTGCGACAGGTGCAACAGATATTAATGACAAAGTGGCGACCTTCTCCCTACGTGGTCCATCGCCATATAACCACATCAAGCCGGACATCTCCGCGCCAGGTGTCAATATCCGTTCTGCCGTCCCTGGTGGTGGCTACGAAGGCGGATGGAATGGTACATCGATGGCAGGACCTGCCGTTTCTGGTGTAGCTGCATTGCTTCGTCAAGTGAATGCGAATATTACGGTTGAAGAGATGGAGCAAATTTTGCTTTCCACTGCACGACCTTTGACAGACAGCACATATCCGACTACTCCAAACCATGGGTACGGATATGGACTTGTTGACGCCTACGCTGCGGTTTCATCCATCGCTAGTGGACTCGGCAAATTGGAAGGACAAGTAACGAAACAAGGTGAAGATTCGCAGCCACCTACTTTCGAACATTCAGCACCAGCTGAAACATACGAAGGAATGGATTTGGATCTTGTCGTTTCAGTTACGGACAACATCAGTATTTCCACTGTCACATTGGAGTATAAGGATGCAAATGGACAATGGCAATCGATGGAAGCTACACGCAAATCAGGAGACTATTTAGCTGGTGAGTTCGGAGTCACCATTTCCGGAGATAAGATTACTGGAAATACATTTACGTATAAGTGGACGATCAACGACTTCGGCAATAATACAGTGACAAGTCCCGAGTATACGGTTCTTGTAAAACCAGGCATTACAGTCGGTTATTTTGAGGATTTCGAACAGACTCCGGTTGGTTGGACTTCATTTGGAAACAAGAATAGCTGGGAATGGGGCGTTCCAACTTCCGGACCAGGAAGTGCTTTCTCCGGTGAGAAAGTATACGCAACAAACCTTGCCGGAAACTACGAAAGCAATATGAACGCAACCCTCGTCATGCCGCCAGTTGATTTGCCAGAAGGCAACTCCTACTTGCAGTTCAAGCACTGGCACAATTTCGAGCAATCCTCTTCTGGAAGAGCATGGGATTACGGTCATGTCTTCATTTCCACGGACATGGAAAATTGGACACAGCTTTTAATGGTACAAGGAATCTCTGATGGCTGGCTAGATGCAGAAGTGGATCTATCGGCTTATAGCGGACAACGCGTCTATCTTGGATTCAACGCATTCTCTGATGGAAGCGTCGTACGTGAGGGCTGGTACATCGATGACGTAGCGCTCAGCTCTAATTCCCAGGCAGGCGATGTGTCCTTGCAGCCAATTAAGAAGACGTTCGGCTCAAATGAAGCGTCTGGATTGGAAAGCATTAAGAACACTAACAAAAAGCCTGGTGCCATCATCGAAAAAGGCAAGGATGCTACTGAAAAACCAATCGATCCGAAGACCATCAAACCTGTTATGCCAAAAGTCGAGCCAGCTCCACCAATCGAGGGTGGCAGCATCGGTCCTGTCCTATTGCCGCTCGGCGCGCAAGTGAGCATTCTTGAAAATGATCGTTCCGTTTATACGAACCCTGCAAACGGAACCTACTCCATGACGCTTGGTGCAGGCACATTCACTGCGAAAGCGGAAGCATACGGCTATCAATCAAAAGTTCAATCCGTCACGATTAATGCGGATGAAACGACAACTGCAAACTTCACATTGGAAGAAGTACCACAGGGAACGATTACGGGAACAGTGACAGATTCTTCTTCAGGTGAACCAATTGCAGGGGCAACATTGTTGCTTGTGGAAGATGCAAATATTTCTCCAGTTGAAACAGATGCATCTGGTCAATTTGCGATTACAGCATACGAAGGCGATTACACATTAAAAGTGATTGCCCGCGGCTATCATGCGCAAGAAGCAGCGATTACAATCGGCGGACAATCGTCTTACGATTTCGCATTGGAGCCATTCTTCACGTATCCTGGTGGAGTGATCGGCTACGATGACGGTACGCCAGAAAACGCACGTGCTTTCTATGAGGCCGGAAATGGCTGGGGTGTCAAAATGTCCCTTCCTGAAGGCAAGGATTCCGGTATCGTTTCTGAAGGACATTTCCGATTCTGGACGTCAGAATGGCCGTCTCCAGGCGGAACAGCATTCGCTGTAGAAGTTTGGGATGCATCAGGTGCTGATGGAGCACCTGGCAAAAAGCTTGCCGGACCGTTTGATGCTCAAGCAAAACGGAATGGCGAGTGGACCGTTGTAGATCTTTCCGAGCATAATATCGCTGTAAACGGTGATTTCTATATGGTCTATATCCAAACTGCCATTAACACATCTGCACCTGGACTTGCGACCGATGAAAACGGACCGAACGCAGGCAGAAGCTATCAATTCGTCGGATCTTGGTCCCCTTCTCCGACTTCGGAAGGAAATTATATGATCCGTGCACGTGTGAATTATGAAGTATTCGCGCCTGCTATCACTTCTCCGGAATCCGGAACTGTGACGAATGAACAAAATATTACAGTTGACGGAACAGCTACACCAACAACGTCAATCACTTTGTTGAATAACGGTGAAGAGACAGATACAGTTGTAGTAGGAGACGATGGAAAGTTCTCGTTCCCGACTGTTCTTACAGAGGGTGAAAACGTATTTAAAGCGGTTTCTAAATTGGACGGCCGCACAACTGGCGAATCCGAAACAGTAACCGTTGTTCTAGATACGATTAAACCGGAATTGGCGATTACCAATCCGAAAGACGGTGACACGTTAAATCGCGAAACAGTGACGGTAGAAGGTACGGTTATTGATGCCAACTTACAATCCGTGACGGTGAATGGCCAATCCGCTGCTGTTTCTGCGGATGGTACGTTCTCCAAACGTGTTCTTCTCGATGCGGGTACGAACGAGATCGTTGTCGTCGCAACCGATGCAGCTGGCAACGAAGAAACGAAATCAGTTCGTGTCAATGCAAAATACGAGGCACCTGAAATTACAAACCTCGTTCCGACAGAAGACATTTACTTGACAACTGGTAAGACAGTCAAGTTCGAATTCGACAGCGAACCTGGTCTTGCAGCAACATTCATGATCCACATGCCGCTGACAGATGTAGGAAGCGACATCTCCAATGCCACTGAACTGCCGATGCGCGAAGTTACACCAGGCCACTATGTCGGCTACTGGACAGCACCGCTTGGCGTCATTGCGAAAGGTGGACAAATCGAGGTGAAGGTTGTTGACTCCTTCGGAAATGAAAGAAGACAAACAGCAAAAGGAAAAATCTTCGTCAACGCCGGACAAACGAACGGAGTAACAGACGAAGAGACATCTGAAGAGTCTGGCCCATCTGAAGAACCAGCAGAAGCAACAGAAGAAGTGACACCTGAATCGTAA
- a CDS encoding VanZ family protein: MGLIKMYIENMALYMAAALPFYVLARILFLKRGKKHTTVLREIAVALFSLYIVGLASQTIIPRWSVEFDSSTGTWDFYFLTTNEIAGVNLMPFRTVIMYFQSNQYVSDWESVSLVNVVGNMFIFTPIGLFVPLLWRSMNRWWKVFLVGFCVTCFIEGIQFFIGRSSDIDDVILNTVGVMIGYGLAWIWLKIAR; this comes from the coding sequence GTGGGCCTTATAAAAATGTATATTGAAAACATGGCACTGTACATGGCAGCGGCTTTGCCTTTTTATGTGCTCGCAAGGATTTTATTTTTGAAAAGAGGGAAAAAGCATACTACCGTTCTACGGGAGATTGCGGTTGCCCTCTTTTCTTTATACATAGTGGGGCTCGCTTCCCAAACGATCATACCTAGATGGAGTGTGGAATTTGATTCCAGCACAGGTACATGGGATTTCTATTTCCTTACAACGAATGAAATAGCTGGGGTCAATCTAATGCCATTTCGGACGGTTATTATGTATTTTCAATCGAATCAATATGTCAGTGATTGGGAAAGCGTTTCTTTGGTGAATGTAGTAGGGAATATGTTTATTTTCACGCCGATCGGCCTCTTTGTTCCATTGCTTTGGAGGTCAATGAATAGGTGGTGGAAGGTGTTCCTTGTCGGCTTCTGCGTAACGTGTTTCATTGAAGGAATACAATTTTTCATCGGCCGCAGTTCCGATATAGATGATGTCATTCTAAACACGGTCGGCGTCATGATTGGCTACGGTCTGGCTTGGATTTGGCTCAAGATAGCGAGGTGA
- a CDS encoding response regulator transcription factor — MIRIIIAEDQRILRGALGTLLDFEDDFEVVGEAENGGKALDLIMRLEPDVCLLDIEMPIMSGLEVAAQLQEKRVATKVIILTTFARPGYFERAVKARVHGYLLKDGSIQDLSAAIRSVVAGKREFAAELIMNSYHEDNPLSEREREVLGLAANGKTAKEIGAELFLSAGTVRNYMSEILQKVEAKNKVEALAICREKGWL, encoded by the coding sequence ATGATTCGTATTATCATAGCGGAAGACCAGCGGATTTTGCGTGGGGCGCTTGGTACACTGCTTGATTTTGAGGATGATTTTGAGGTGGTTGGGGAAGCGGAAAATGGGGGAAAGGCGTTGGATTTAATTATGCGTCTGGAGCCCGACGTTTGCCTTCTCGATATTGAGATGCCGATTATGAGCGGGTTGGAAGTAGCAGCTCAGTTACAGGAAAAGCGAGTTGCAACAAAAGTGATCATATTGACGACGTTCGCCCGTCCTGGTTATTTTGAGCGTGCTGTTAAGGCGAGGGTTCATGGATATCTATTGAAAGATGGTTCGATTCAAGATCTTTCGGCGGCCATTCGGAGTGTCGTGGCAGGTAAACGGGAATTTGCTGCCGAATTGATCATGAATTCCTATCATGAAGATAACCCGTTGAGCGAGCGTGAACGGGAAGTTCTGGGATTGGCGGCAAACGGAAAGACGGCGAAGGAGATTGGGGCGGAATTATTCCTTTCGGCAGGAACTGTGCGGAACTATATGTCTGAAATCCTGCAGAAAGTGGAAGCGAAGAATAAAGTGGAGGCCCTTGCAATTTGCAGAGAAAAGGGATGGCTCTGA
- a CDS encoding sensor histidine kinase: MKVFELFPKRFGVTPYIFLVYLFMPLFHVIHSEKQSMAVIGYGLLLLFLVTYWSIYNSTEGTSVAWWLSVQMMVIVALTLFYSPYNLLLGFFTSNFIGWFTRKKHFKWAVNLFILILILCLGWLYIQNGLPDILFLLPFLVVMVMSPYGSRQMNERFELERKLDVANEQIKTLIKQEERVRIARDLHDTLGHTLSLITLQSQVIQRIASNPEKVGIAAQDIETASRSALSQVRELVSDMRYSTIEEELAHMEQILTAGSFELQVEMEGMLTDLSPLQQNIAGLCLREASTNIVKHSKATSCNVQLSVGQGVCTIRISDDGIGMAKASRGNGLRGMEERLALIEGELLIESENGTCLIIAIPLVIKSEEVVAL, translated from the coding sequence ATGAAGGTTTTTGAATTATTCCCTAAACGTTTTGGTGTGACGCCTTATATATTTCTAGTATATTTGTTCATGCCGCTTTTTCATGTCATCCACAGTGAAAAGCAGTCAATGGCAGTAATAGGCTACGGTCTATTACTGCTTTTCCTCGTTACCTATTGGTCGATTTATAATTCAACAGAAGGCACAAGTGTGGCTTGGTGGCTTTCGGTTCAAATGATGGTCATCGTCGCGTTAACTTTATTCTATAGTCCTTACAATTTATTGCTTGGATTTTTTACATCTAATTTCATAGGTTGGTTTACGAGAAAAAAACATTTTAAGTGGGCTGTAAATCTCTTCATTCTGATACTGATCCTCTGTCTTGGATGGCTGTACATTCAAAATGGGCTGCCTGATATCCTTTTTCTACTTCCGTTTCTCGTTGTCATGGTCATGTCTCCTTATGGCAGCAGACAAATGAATGAACGTTTTGAGCTGGAGCGTAAATTGGATGTTGCCAATGAACAAATCAAAACGCTGATCAAACAAGAGGAGCGTGTTCGAATTGCAAGGGATTTACATGATACACTCGGCCATACCTTATCGTTAATCACCTTGCAAAGCCAAGTAATTCAACGGATTGCATCAAATCCAGAGAAAGTGGGCATCGCCGCACAAGATATTGAAACAGCATCACGTTCTGCCTTATCTCAAGTAAGAGAACTTGTATCCGACATGCGTTATAGTACGATTGAAGAGGAACTGGCTCATATGGAGCAAATCTTAACAGCGGGAAGCTTCGAGCTGCAGGTTGAGATGGAAGGAATGTTGACCGACCTTTCTCCGCTTCAGCAAAATATTGCAGGGCTTTGCTTACGTGAAGCCTCCACTAACATCGTTAAACATAGCAAAGCGACGAGTTGCAATGTACAGCTAAGTGTCGGTCAAGGTGTGTGTACAATTCGCATCAGTGATGATGGAATTGGAATGGCTAAGGCCAGCCGTGGAAATGGACTGAGGGGGATGGAAGAACGCCTTGCCTTGATTGAAGGAGAACTTTTAATCGAATCGGAGAACGGCACGTGTTTGATTATCGCCATTCCGCTCGTAATAAAGTCTGAGGAGGTTGTTGCATTATGA
- a CDS encoding ABC transporter permease has product MSLLLRECKIEIIRIFRNPYFVFWSLLMPIVFYVIFTKVVNMGMENKAAWNAHFLMSIAAFSVMGSAIMTLGIRMVQEKSEGWTTLLRITPLPASSYFIAKMIGQSAVHIFSIIVIFVAGFLISGVTMPIGEWLLSGLWILLGSAPFLAMGLLVGTMKKVDTASGVSNIFYLLLAITGGLWMPMDILPKLIQTIGMWLPAFHYGNGAWAIVRGELPEIKNVLILVMYLLLFMVLSIYSRRKQEVV; this is encoded by the coding sequence ATGAGTTTGTTGCTAAGAGAATGTAAAATAGAAATCATCCGGATTTTTCGTAATCCTTATTTTGTCTTCTGGTCTTTGCTCATGCCAATCGTGTTCTATGTCATATTCACGAAAGTGGTCAATATGGGAATGGAGAATAAAGCAGCGTGGAATGCCCATTTTCTCATGTCTATAGCGGCGTTTAGTGTAATGGGAAGTGCCATCATGACACTCGGAATCCGGATGGTGCAGGAGAAAAGCGAAGGTTGGACCACGTTGCTACGAATTACCCCTCTGCCGGCTTCGAGCTATTTCATTGCCAAAATGATAGGTCAATCAGCCGTCCATATCTTTTCCATCATCGTCATTTTTGTCGCAGGATTTCTAATAAGTGGAGTGACGATGCCGATCGGTGAATGGCTGCTATCCGGTCTATGGATTTTACTAGGATCCGCACCATTTTTGGCAATGGGTTTGCTGGTTGGAACAATGAAAAAAGTCGATACCGCCTCTGGAGTCAGCAATATCTTCTACTTATTGTTAGCCATAACAGGCGGGCTGTGGATGCCGATGGATATTTTGCCGAAACTCATTCAGACGATCGGTATGTGGCTTCCTGCATTTCATTATGGAAATGGGGCTTGGGCCATTGTACGGGGAGAGCTGCCCGAGATAAAGAATGTTCTGATATTGGTTATGTATCTCCTTCTATTCATGGTATTATCTATATATAGCAGAAGGAAACAGGAAGTGGTATGA
- a CDS encoding ABC transporter ATP-binding protein, whose amino-acid sequence MQPVVQITNLTKEFKGKRAVDDVSFSVQRGEIVAILGPNGAGKSTTMLMMLGLLKPTSGEAKLFQAVPDSRAVHERIGVMLQQVSLMDALKVKELLALFQSYYPDPLSMEKLVELTGMTPGELDKRTEKLSGGQKRRVGFALALAGNPDLLFFDEPTVGMDSTARKQFWQTVKELAEQGKTILFSTHYLQEADDIATRIILFNQGKVIADGSPMEIKRSLLRQSISFKMNETIRKENLTNMQEVLAVIEDKGRLTIMTENPDFVLRSLFELKIRLEDIAIEKGRLEDAFEQLTVEQEVS is encoded by the coding sequence ATGCAACCGGTTGTCCAAATTACAAACTTAACAAAAGAGTTTAAAGGAAAAAGGGCGGTTGATGACGTTTCATTCTCTGTCCAGCGAGGAGAGATTGTCGCGATACTCGGTCCTAACGGTGCCGGCAAGAGTACGACGATGCTGATGATGCTTGGCCTGCTAAAGCCGACATCAGGGGAAGCGAAACTGTTTCAAGCAGTTCCCGACTCACGGGCTGTACATGAACGGATTGGCGTCATGCTGCAACAGGTGAGTCTGATGGATGCCTTGAAAGTGAAAGAATTGCTCGCTTTATTCCAAAGTTATTATCCGGATCCATTATCTATGGAGAAGTTAGTTGAATTGACAGGAATGACACCTGGGGAGTTGGATAAACGGACGGAAAAGCTGTCCGGTGGGCAAAAACGCCGGGTCGGGTTTGCCTTAGCGCTGGCCGGTAATCCCGATCTCCTCTTTTTTGACGAGCCGACTGTTGGAATGGATAGTACGGCGCGCAAGCAGTTTTGGCAGACGGTGAAAGAGTTGGCGGAGCAAGGGAAGACGATTCTCTTTTCCACGCATTATTTGCAGGAAGCAGACGATATCGCGACCCGTATCATTTTGTTTAATCAGGGGAAAGTCATTGCGGATGGTTCACCAATGGAAATTAAGCGAAGCCTGCTCCGCCAATCCATTTCATTTAAAATGAATGAAACGATTCGGAAAGAAAATTTGACAAATATGCAAGAGGTGCTGGCTGTAATAGAGGACAAAGGACGACTGACCATTATGACAGAGAATCCGGACTTCGTTTTGCGAAGCTTATTTGAATTGAAGATAAGACTGGAAGACATAGCGATCGAAAAGGGCAGGCTCGAAGATGCTTTCGAACAACTGACTGTCGAACAGGAGGTATCGTAA